In Kytococcus sedentarius DSM 20547, the sequence CAATTTCCCGAAGGACGTGTGGTCCCAGATCTGGTCGAACAACCCCGCCGAACGCCTCAACCGTGAGATCCGCCGCCGCACCGACAGTGTCGGGATCTTCCCCACCCGCCAGGCCGTGGTCCGTCTCGTCGGGGCCGTCCTGGCCGAGCAAACCGACGAATGGGCCGAAGGCCGCCGCTACCTGGGCCTGGACCTCCTGGCCCGCTGCCGCATGCACCTCATCCCCACCCCCCAGGAGGACACCACCACGACCACCGAGCTACCCGCCCTCACCGCCTGACAAACCACCCCACGACCCGAAGGACACCGCTACACCACTACCCGGGACTTGACCGAAGATCACCAGACGTTGCATCACTCTGAGGCTGCGCCTGAGGGAGGGGCTGGTGCAGTTGGCCTGCCGGCTGGGAATCGCTCCCTCGACCGTCCACCGCATCCTGCGCAACGCCCGCCTGAACCGGCTCTCGCATGTCGACCGCGCGACCGGAGAGCCGATTCGGCGCTACGAGCACGACCACCCAGGCGCGATGCTTCATGTCGATGTGAAGAAGCTCGGAAACATCCCCGACGGCGGAGGCTGGCGCTACGTTGGCCGCCAGCAGGGCGAGAAGATCCGCGCCTCGACACCGGGCAAGCCCAGGAACAAGTACAGCGACCCGTTGATGGGCAAGGCCTACGTCCACACCGTCATTGACGATCACACCCGCGTGGCGTATGCCGAGATCCACGATGATGAGACCGCTCCGACCGCCACCGCTGTGCTGGTCCGAGCCGTTGAGTGGTTCAACCAGCGGGGCGTCACCGTCGAACGAGTCCTGTCAGACAACGGCGGTGCCTACCGATCACATCTGTGGCGCGAGACCTGCGCCGAACTCGGCATCACGCACAAGCGCACTCGGCCGTATCGTCCGCAGACCAACGGGAAGGTCGAGCGTTTCCATCGCACCATGGCCGACGGGTGGGCCTACGCCCGCTGCTACACATCCGAAGCCGAACGACGCGGCGAACTCGACGGATGGCTGCACTACTACAACCGCCACCGACCCCACACAGCCTGCGGGAACAAGCCGCCCTTCTCACGATTGACCAACGTCACCGGTCAGTACAGCTATGTCGGCCGCCGCCAAGGCGAGAAGAACCGCTCCGCTACCCCGGGCAAGCCGCGGAGTAAGTGGCACAACCCCAAGCTCGAGTACGCGTTCGTACACACCGTCATCGACCACTCCCGCCTCGCTTACAGCGAGGTTCACGACGACGAAACCGCGATCACCGCCGTCGCCGTCCTGCACCGGGCGGTCGACTGGTTCGTCGACCGCAGCGTCATCATGGAACGCGTCCTGTCGGACAACGGCGCCGCGTATCGGTCCTTCCTGTGGCGTGACGCCTGCGAGGCACTTCGGGTCACCCCGAAACGGACTCGCCCGTATCGGCCTCAGACCAATGGGAAAGTCGAGAGGCTTCATCGAACCATGGCCGACGGTTGGGCCTACTCACGTTGCTACACCTCCGAGGGTGATCGTCGTGCTTCCCTCGACGGATGGCTGCACCAGTACAACCAGCACCGGCCACACAGCGCCTGCGATAACCAGCCGCCGTTCTCACGTTTGATCAACGTCCCCGATCAGTACAGCAAGGGCACCGTCGCAGCGTCCTGACGGGGCACGGCGGTCACGACCGAGCCGCACGCCCTCCCCGCGACAAGCGGGAAGGGCGTGCGGCGGGTTGGTCTCAGCCGACGGGGGTCGGGCGGAGCACCTGCTCCGGCGGGCCCCCCAGCGGCATGTTGGCCGGCGAGTCCGGCACGTTGACGGCCTCCTCGGCCTCGGCGATGGCCACTCGGACGGCCACGTCGTTCAGCATCTGCGAGACCGGCAACTCCAGTGCGCGGCAGATGGTGGCCAGCATCTCCGAGCTGGCCTCCTTCTCCCCGCGCTCCACCTCGCTGAGGTAGCCCAGGGAGACGGCTGCGTCCGAGGACACCTGGCGCAGGGTGCGCCCCTGGTGCCGACGGCGCTCACGCAGGACGTCGCCGACCTCGCGTCGAATGATCACCATGCGCGCCTCCTGCGTCTCGTGGGTCAGATCGGGTTCCCAGGGTCACCTGTCAGTGCGTCGTGTCCCCGAGGGGTTCAGTGAAGTCTAGTTGCCTGAGAATTTCCTGCAGCGCCGCCTCCACAGAAGCGCGTCGCACCGCGGTGCGGTCCCCGGAGAAACAGAACGCCCTGTGGGCGGTGGTTTGTTCCCCCGCCGCGACTCTCGCCACCCCGACGTACACCGTGCCGGCCGGGTGACCGTCCGTCGGACCGGGCCCCGCCACGCCGGTGGTCGACAGTCCCCAGGTGGCGTCACCCCATCGGGCCACGCCGGCAGCCATCTGCTCGGCGACGTCGGCGTGGACCGGGCCCTCGCGCGCGAGGAGCCCCGCATCGACGCCCAGCGCGGAGGCCTTGAGGTCGGTGGCGTAGGAGACCGCTCCCCCGCGCAGGGCCAGCGAGGCGCCGGGCACGTCGGTGAGGGCGGCGCAGACCAGCCCGCCGGTGAGGGACTCGGCGACCGCCAGGGTCTCCCCCCGCCGCGTGAGCTGCTCGATGAGGGTGCGCGCCAGGTCGTCGCCCTGCCCGCCGGTCACGAGCGCGCGCGCCCCTTGGCCCACAGGCGGCGGGCGTCCAGCAGGTAGTCGATGCCGGTCACCACCGTCACGACCACGGCGGCCACCATCACCACCCAGGCGATGGTGGCCACGACGCCGCCGACGGGCATCAGCATCAGGCCCACGGCCACGGACTGCAGCACGGTCTTGAGCTTGCCGCCGCGGCTCGCGGCCATCACGCCGTAGCGGATCACCACGAAGCGCACCACGGTGATCAGCAGCTCGCGGGCCAGGATGACGATGGTCACCCACCAGGGCAGCAGGTCGATCGCGCTGAGGCAGATCAACGCCGAGCCGATGAGGGTCTTGTCGGCGATCGGGTCGGCGATCTTGCCGAAGCTCGTGATCAGGTTGTGGCGGCGCGCGAGGTCGCCGTCGATGCGGTCGGTGATGGCCGCCAGGGCGAACACCGCGAACGCCCACCACAGCTCCAGGTGCTCGCCCCCGGCGCCGGGGTCGAGCAGCAGCAGCCACACGAAGACGGGCACCATCAGGATGCGGAGCACGGTCAGCGCGTTCGCGATGTTCCACGGGCTCGGCTCGGGGGCCGCCGCCTGGTCCGCGCCGGCCGCGGGGGTCCCGGGTGCGGTGCTCACGCCGTTTCCTCCTCGATGCGGGCCACCAGGTCCACGCCCTGGCTGTCGACCACCGTGGCGCGCACGATGTCGCCGACCGCCACGTCGGCGGGGGCGCCGGCGGCGTCGACGAGGATCGTCACCCCATCGACCTCCGGGCCCTGCTGCTCGGGGCGGCCGACCACCTGGGTGCCGGCCTCGCCCTCGTCCTCGTGGGCCTCCACCAGGACGCTCACCGCGTCACCGACGCGGTCGGCGGCCCGCTGGGCCATGACCTCCTCGGCGAGGTCGCGGATGTGGGCGACGCGCTCGTCGATGACCTCCTGCGGGAGCTTGCCGTCGAGCTTCTCCCCCTCCGTGCCGTCCTCGTCGGAGTAGCCGAATACGCCAAGCACGTCGAGCTGGGCGCGGGTGACGAAGTCGGCGAGGACCTCGACGTCCTGCTCAGTCTCGCCCGGGAAGCCGCAGATGACGTTGGAGCGCAGCCCCGCATCGGGCGAGGCAGTGCGCACCTGGTCGATGAGGCCGAGGAAGCCCTCGGCGTCGCCGAAGCGGCGCATGCGGCGCAGCAGCGGCCCGGAGGCGTGCTGGAAGGACAGGTCGAAGTAGGGCACGACGCCGGGGGTCTCGACCATGGCGCGGAGCAGTTCGGGGCGCATCTCGGCAGGCTGAAGGTAGCTCACGCGGACGCGCTCGATGCCGTCGATGGCAGCCAGCTCCGGCAGCATCGTGTCCAGCAGGCGGAGGTCGCCGAGGTCCTTGCCGTAGGAGGTGGTGTTCTCGCTGACGAGGAAGACCTCCTTGACACCGTTCTCCGCCAACCAGTGCGCCTCGGCGAGGACGTCCGTGGGGCGACGCGAGAGGTAGGCGCCGCGGAAGGCCGGGATGGCGCAGAAGGAGCAGCGGCGGTCGCAGCCGGAGGCGATCTTCAGCGGCGCCCAGGGCTTGTCGTTCAGGCGGCGGCGGATGATCGTCGAGGGGCCCGATGCGGGGGCGGGCGCGTCCAGGCGGGCGTCGGCGGGCTCGACGGGAGTCACCGCATCGTCCTGAACGGTCAGGCCGGCTTCGGCGAGGTCCTCGGCGGAGGCGGTGCCGTGGCCGGGCAGGGAGACGCTGGCGGCGCTGCCCTGGCGGGCGACGGGCGAGAGCGGGAGCAGCTTGCGGCGGTCGCCGGGGGTGTGGGCCTCGGGCGAGTGGCCGGCCAGCACGGCGCGCAGGGACGAGGACATGTCGGCGTAGGAGTCGAAGCCGAGGACGGCATCGGCCTCGGGGAGCTCGGCGGCGAGCTCGTTGCCGTAGCGCTCGGCGAGGCAGCCGACGGCGACGACGGCGCCGGTGCGGCCCTCCTCCTTGAGGTCGTGGGCGTCCAGGACGGCGTCGATGGAGTCCTTCTTGGCCTGGTCCACGAAGCCACAGGTGTTGACCACGGTGACGTCCGCGCCATCGGCCTCGTCGACGAGTTCCCAGCCGGCGGCGGCCAAGCGGCCGGCCAGCTCCTCGGAGTCCACCTCGTTGCGGGTGCACCCGAGGGTCGCGATGTGGACGCTGCGGCGCTCGGTGTCGGGCGC encodes:
- a CDS encoding helix-turn-helix domain-containing protein, with protein sequence MVIIRREVGDVLRERRRHQGRTLRQVSSDAAVSLGYLSEVERGEKEASSEMLATICRALELPVSQMLNDVAVRVAIAEAEEAVNVPDSPANMPLGGPPEQVLRPTPVG
- a CDS encoding CinA family protein, which produces MTGGQGDDLARTLIEQLTRRGETLAVAESLTGGLVCAALTDVPGASLALRGGAVSYATDLKASALGVDAGLLAREGPVHADVAEQMAAGVARWGDATWGLSTTGVAGPGPTDGHPAGTVYVGVARVAAGEQTTAHRAFCFSGDRTAVRRASVEAALQEILRQLDFTEPLGDTTH
- the pgsA gene encoding CDP-diacylglycerol--glycerol-3-phosphate 3-phosphatidyltransferase gives rise to the protein MSTAPGTPAAGADQAAAPEPSPWNIANALTVLRILMVPVFVWLLLLDPGAGGEHLELWWAFAVFALAAITDRIDGDLARRHNLITSFGKIADPIADKTLIGSALICLSAIDLLPWWVTIVILARELLITVVRFVVIRYGVMAASRGGKLKTVLQSVAVGLMLMPVGGVVATIAWVVMVAAVVVTVVTGIDYLLDARRLWAKGRARS
- the rimO gene encoding 30S ribosomal protein S12 methylthiotransferase RimO, coding for MSSATTDRAAAPDTERRSVHIATLGCTRNEVDSEELAGRLAAAGWELVDEADGADVTVVNTCGFVDQAKKDSIDAVLDAHDLKEEGRTGAVVAVGCLAERYGNELAAELPEADAVLGFDSYADMSSSLRAVLAGHSPEAHTPGDRRKLLPLSPVARQGSAASVSLPGHGTASAEDLAEAGLTVQDDAVTPVEPADARLDAPAPASGPSTIIRRRLNDKPWAPLKIASGCDRRCSFCAIPAFRGAYLSRRPTDVLAEAHWLAENGVKEVFLVSENTTSYGKDLGDLRLLDTMLPELAAIDGIERVRVSYLQPAEMRPELLRAMVETPGVVPYFDLSFQHASGPLLRRMRRFGDAEGFLGLIDQVRTASPDAGLRSNVICGFPGETEQDVEVLADFVTRAQLDVLGVFGYSDEDGTEGEKLDGKLPQEVIDERVAHIRDLAEEVMAQRAADRVGDAVSVLVEAHEDEGEAGTQVVGRPEQQGPEVDGVTILVDAAGAPADVAVGDIVRATVVDSQGVDLVARIEEETA